A part of Rhopalosiphum maidis isolate BTI-1 chromosome 3, ASM367621v3, whole genome shotgun sequence genomic DNA contains:
- the LOC113560184 gene encoding uncharacterized protein LOC113560184 yields the protein MAHELKSVSAMVDDNLTPYELLTFVINAGDFAPNLSIALRILITLPVSVATGERSFSKLKLIKTYLRSTMKNERLCGLAMISIEHEVGQELTEKKLVDDFAKLKARKHL from the coding sequence ATGGCCCATGAATTAAAGTCAGTATCAGCTATGGTTGATGATAACTTAACACCTTATGAACTCTTAACATTTGTGATAAATGCAGGTGACTTTGCACCAAACCTATCCATTGCCTTACGAATTTTGATAACATTACCAGTATCAGTGGCAACTGGTGAAAGAAGTTTTTCGAAATTGAAACTTATCAAAACATACTTACGCTCAACAATGAAAAACGAACGACTTTGTGGTCTAGCCATGATCTCAATTGAACACGAAGTTGGTCAAGAATTAACAGAGAAAAAGTTAGTCGACGATTTTGCTAAGTTAAAAGcaagaaaacatttataa
- the LOC113560168 gene encoding zinc finger MYM-type protein 1-like, whose amino-acid sequence MSDGRQRLSGAEYRKRKREKEAVIKKQSNSIKKFLTGSSSSLNISNAVVVQPSEVVDSFSVIDATVPSETTVAKSSTENVISTDPAEWPLIINNDFKTLLVEKGPPAPLNANFVFPSDDQGRKFTQFHYKRSMSNGENVTRTWLVYSISNDVIFCFCCKLFDNSNSKLALEGYNDWRHCTQMLKGHETSKNHLTAYSTWLELSLRLKKTKTIDDVNQRILESECRHWNEVLQRIMSVVQFLGHQNLAFRGSSDQLFKHNNGNFLKLIELMAKYDSVMAEHVRRIINSKKNISHYLGKDIQNEMINLLAQSIKSRIVTMVSEAKYYSIILDCTPDISHSELMTIIIRFVSIEDSKVTIREHFLGFISVENSTGENLCDVLLNILRELNIPLSNMRGQGYDNGANMKGVHSGVQRHIRNINPRAFFVPCSAHSLNLVVNDAAKSSKEAVAFFDIIQKVFNFFSASTIRWQILLKHVKELTLKPLSQTRWESRIDALKPFRNYIGEIYDALFEISENINLDPMVKHEAECLCNLIKTFKFICSVVIWYDILNHINPVNKLMQKPNFDISLALGILETLLKHLNELRSEESFEKMIIDSTALATEMGVESVFENSRGRVKPRRTRKHFDYEHNDEPL is encoded by the exons ATGTCGGATGGTAGACAGCGACTTTCAGGTGCAGAATATAGGAAAAGAAAACGTGAAAAAGAAgctgtaattaaaaaacagtctaattctatcaaaaaatttttaacggGTTCTTCctcttcattaaatatttcaaatgctGTAGTTGTACAACCTAGTGAAGTTGTTGACTCTTTCTCAGTTATAGATGCCACTGTACCTTCTGAAACTACAGTAGCCAAAAGTTCAACAGAAAATGTTATCAGTACAGACCCTGCGGAATGgcctttaattattaataacgacTTTAAAACATTGTTGGTTGAAAAAGGCCCTCCTGCTCCGTTAAATGCAAATTTTGTATTTCCTTCAGATGATCAAGGACGAAAATTCACACAATTTCATTACAAACGAAGTATGAGTAATGGAGAAAATGTCACAAGAACATGGCTTGTATACTCTATTTCCAATgacgtaatattttgtttttgctgTAAACTATTTGATAATTCAAACTCTAAGTTGGCTTTAGAAGGGTATAATGACTGGAGGCATTGTACACAAATGTTAAAAGGACATGAAACatcaaaaaatcatttgacCGCATATAGTACATGGTTAGAATTGTCATTgaggttaaaaaaaacaaaaacaattgatGACGTAAACCAACGTATTTTAGAATCTGAGTGTAGGCATTGGAATGAAGTTTTACAACGTATCATGTCGGTAGTACAATTTCTCGGTCATCAAAATTTAGCTTTTCGTGGATCATCTGATCAgttattcaaacataataatggaaattttttaaaattaattgaacttATGGCTAAGTATGATTCTGTGATGGCTGAACATGTaagaagaataattaatagtaaaaaaaatataagccaTTATTTAGGAAAAGATATTCAAAATgagatgattaatttattagctcAGTCTATTAAGTCTCGCATAGTTACTATGGTTAGCGAAGcgaagtattatagtattatactagatTGTACTCCTGATATAAGTCACTCGGAGCTcatgactattattattcgttttgtGTCAATTGAAGATTCAAAAGTTACCATACGTGAACATTTTCTTGGTTTTATTTCAGTTGAAAATAGTACTGGAGAAAATCTATGCGatgtacttttaaatatattacgtgAGCTGAATATACCTTTGAGTAATATGCGAGGACAAGGATATGACAATGGAGCCAATATGAAAGGTGTGCACTCCGGAGTCCAACGGCACATTCGAAATATTAATCCACGTGCATTTTTTGTTCCTTGTAGTGCGCATTCCTTAAATCTTGTTGTAAATGATGCCGCAAAATCTTCAAAAGAAGCTGTAgcgttttttgatataattcaaaaagtattcaactTTTTTTCTGCCTCAACTATTCGTTGgcaaattcttttaaaacatGTTAAAGAACTAACACTCAAACCATTAAGTCAAACCCGGTGGGAAAGTCGAATAGACGCACTTAAACCGTTTCGAAATTACATAGGTGAAATTTATGATGCTTTGTTTGAAAtatcagaaaatataaatttagatcCGATGGTAAAACATGAAGCTGAATGTTTATGTaatcttattaaaacatttaaatttatttgttctgTTGTCATTTGGTACGACATACTTAATCATATAAAtccagttaataaattaatgcaaaAACCAAATTTTGACATATCTTTAGCTTTGGGCATTTTAGAAACtttattgaaacatttaaatgaacTGAGATCTGAAGAATCTTTTGAGAAAATGATTATAGATTCAACAGCACTTGCGACGGAAATGGGAGTAGAGTCTGTTTTTGAGAACTCACGGGGTAGAGTTAAACCACGACGTACTCGTAAACACTTTGATTATGAACACAACGATGAACCA CTATAA